Within Burkholderiales bacterium, the genomic segment CGGACTACGCGCTCGGTCCGCACACGGCTTCGCTCGGCCTGGTTTTCTACGAAGGCAAGCTGTTGCCGGCGCGCTATTCGGGCGGCGCCTTCATCGGCCAGCACGGATCGTGGAATCGCAATCCGCCAAGTGGCTACAAGGTGATTTTCGTGCCGTTCGCCGACGGCCGTCCATCCGGACCGCCGGAAGACGTGCTGACCGGTTTTCTGAACGCGGAAGGCGACGCGCTCGGGCGCCCGGTCGGTGTGGCAGTCGATAAAGCGGGCGCGCTGCTGGTTGCCGATGATGTTGGCAATATCGTTTGGCGGGTGACGCCGGCCGCGGCGCAGCCCGCTGCGGCACGATAGCTCGCGCGGCATCGATGTTGCGGGCGCACGGGGTCGAGCGATGCGTAGCGCGCGCACATAATTCGGGTTCATAAATTCAGGAACTAACCGCGACTCGCGCATCCACGGCAGCGCAATCCTCGTAACCAGGCACATGCATCCGAATCGACAGCAAGCATGTCTAGCCAGCCGTTCCGCTCATTGCCCGGCGCATTCCTGACTTCCGTCACCTTGCACGCGATTGCCGGCGGCTTTCTGCCAGGCAATTGGCGGCCGCCAACAAAGGAACCTGCTCCCCGGGCGCTCGAAGTCGTGTTACTCGAGCCCAAACCGCCGCCCGTCGAAATCGCGCAGCTCGCCCCGCCCCTTCCACCGACCATCACCCCGCCACCCGAACCGTCAGTGCCGCAGACGCAAGCTGGCATGACGGAAACGGCGAGCGAGCCGCTGCCCGCGGCAGTGCCCGAGCCGATCCCTGCGAGTGAGCCGGAACCCTTGCCTGAGCCGGTGCCTGTCACTGAGCCAGAACCTGAGCCGGCCCCCGTCGGGGAACCAGAGCCCGAATTGCTCTGCGCCGAAACCAGAACGCAGGGTCAAAACCAGAAAGCCGGCTGCGCCTGCGCCGAAAATAGTCAGGGCCGCGCCTGCCGAAATCGTTCCGCCTCCAATCGTTAAGCCCGCGCCAGCGGCGAAGGCAAAGCTAACCAGTATTTTGTGCGCGGTTTCACCATCGACCACGGCACCGATTTACGCATCAACTTCAACGGCGCGCCGGTCAATCAGCGCAGCCACGGCCACGGCCAGGCTACAGCGATCTGAATTTTCTGATTCCCGAACTGATCGGCGATTTGCGCTATACCAAAGGTCCGTATTTCGCCGGGCAGGGCGATTTCGCCTCGGCCGGATCGGTCAGTTCGATTACGTCGATGTCTTGCCGGCCGGCCTGGCGCTGGGCGGCGTCGGCGAAGACGATTACGGCCGCCTGGTAGTCGCCGATACGCCGAAGCTCGGCGCCGGTCATTTGCTGTACGGCCTCGAAGTGGTGCACAACGACGGGCCGTGGAGCAATCCCGACAATTTCCGAAAAATAAACGCGGTGCTGCGCTACAGCCAGGGCAGCGCGCAGAACGGTTTCAACGTGACGGCGCTGGGTTACACGAGCAAGGGAACCGCGACCAATCAGATCGCGACGCGCGCGGTCGTTTCCGGGTTGATCGGACGCTTCGATACGCTGGATGCGAGCGACGGTTCCGATTCGGAGCGCTACAGTTTGGCGGCCGATTGGCGCCGGTCATGGAGCGCCGGCGTCACGCGCGCCAATGCGTATGTCATACGAAACGAATTGAACCTCTATTCCAATTTCACGTATTTACTCGACGATCCGGTCAACGGCGATCAGTTCGAGCAGGAAGACCGGCGCGTGACCAGCGGCGCCAACGCGAGCCACACCTGGCTCGGTAGCTGGGGCGGGCGCAGCATCGAAAACACAATTGGCGTGCAGTTGCAGAACGACAACATTCAAAACGGCCTGTTTCGCAATGCCGCGCGTCAGCGGCTTTCAACCACCCGCCAGGATCACATCGTCGAATCGAGCGCCGGCGTCTTTATCGAAAATCGCACGCAATGGCTGGAAAAATTCCGCACCGTGGCCGGCGTGCCGGGCGATTACTACCGCTTCGACGTGACAAGCGACAACCCGGCCAATTCCGGCGTCGAGAACGACACCATCTTCAACCCGAAACTGGGCCTGATTTTCGGCCCGTGGGCCAAGACCGAATATTATTTGAACGCCGGCGGCGGCTTCCACAGCAACGACGCGCGCGGCACGACGATTACGCTCGATCCAGGCGCGGACATCGGCGAGAACCTGTCCGCCGGACCGAGTGCCTGGGCTGGTGCGTTCCAAGGGTCATGAGGCCGGCGTGCGCAGCGCGATCGTGCCCGGATTGCAAAGCTCGCTGGCGCTTTACGTGCTCGATTTCGCTTCCGAACTGGTCTTCGTCGGCGATGCCGGCAACACCGAAGCCGGCCGCAAAAGCCGCCGCATCGGTTTCGAATTCGCCAACTTTTACAAACCGGTCGACTGGCTGATCATAGACGCCGACATCGCATTCGCGCGTGCGCGTTTTCGCGGCGACGATGCGGATGGCGCCGGCGACCGCATTCCGGGCGCTATCGAAGGCGTCGCAACGGTGGGTGCGACGGTCGATAATCTGGGCCCGTATTTCGGCGCGTTGCAATTGCGTTACTTCGGCCCGCGGCCGTTGATCGAAGACAACAGGGTGCGTTCAAGTCAGACCACGCTGTTGTCGGGGCGCATCGGTTACAAATTCACCAGGAATCTGCGCATCGCGCTTGAAGGCTTCAATCTGCTCGATCGCGACGACAGCCAGATCGATTATTTCTATACCTCGCGCTTGCCAGGCGAGCCCGCGGAAGGCATCGACGACATTCATTTCCATCCGGTCGAGCCGCGCACGTTTCGCATCACGCTGATCGCGAATTTCTAGCGCCGGCTTCGGCGATGGTTGTCTGGCATCATATTTTCAGTGGCGGTTGGCCGGGAGTTGCCAACGCGAATTGACAGCGTGCGCTCGACGCACCACGCTGCTATTGTCGGGTACGTGACTACCTCAGCAAACCTGCGCGTCGCGCTCGAAACCTTCAATCCACTCGAACGCGACGATAATCAGATCGACTACTTCTGCATCCCGCGCTTGCAAGACGCGCCCGCGGAAGCGTCCACGACATTTCATCCTATCCGGGTCCAGCCGCTCACGTTCCGCGCAACTCTGATCGCAAATTTTTGAATTGTCGGAAATCGCGATTCGTATGCCGCAATTGCAAACGGTTGTAATTTTTGCAAAGGCAGTGTGCGTTGTCAGGCGCCTCTCGCCGTGAGGGCGGACGTGTTTTTTCGTATGGTACGGCGAATGCTTTACCGGCTTGGGCTTGGGCGACAAAATGGTCGCATGCAACTTCGGTGTTGAAACTCGAGTACCTAATGCATCCAGATACGTCCCGGTTGCGTAGGGTTTAGTGGAGTTGAATTTCCGTTGGCTTTCAGGTTCTGCCCATGCTATCTCCACTATGCTTTTCAGGGTAACGTCTTCACGAAGCTGTTTTTCGGAAATCCGTGGGCGGTTCACCTGTGTAGTGCTACATCCCCCTAACTAGATATAGGAGCAACCTCATGACCCAAACCTTATTGCCCGCGGATCTGCTGACGCAGTTTGCCGCCAAACAAGCTGCCAAACGCGCCCAACGCCGTCAATTTTTCAGGAATGCCGGCGGTCTTGGCGTGGGGATGATCGGCGGCA encodes:
- a CDS encoding sorbosone dehydrogenase family protein, giving the protein DYALGPHTASLGLVFYEGKLLPARYSGGAFIGQHGSWNRNPPSGYKVIFVPFADGRPSGPPEDVLTGFLNAEGDALGRPVGVAVDKAGALLVADDVGNIVWRVTPAAAQPAAAR
- a CDS encoding TonB-dependent receptor, whose protein sequence is MPAGLALGGVGEDDYGRLVVADTPKLGAGHLLYGLEVVHNDGPWSNPDNFRKINAVLRYSQGSAQNGFNVTALGYTSKGTATNQIATRAVVSGLIGRFDTLDASDGSDSERYSLAADWRRSWSAGVTRANAYVIRNELNLYSNFTYLLDDPVNGDQFEQEDRRVTSGANASHTWLGSWGGRSIENTIGVQLQNDNIQNGLFRNAARQRLSTTRQDHIVESSAGVFIENRTQWLEKFRTVAGVPGDYYRFDVTSDNPANSGVENDTIFNPKLGLIFGPWAKTEYYLNAGGGFHSNDARGTTITLDPGADIGENLSAGPSAWAGAFQGS
- a CDS encoding TonB-dependent receptor, which codes for MRSAIVPGLQSSLALYVLDFASELVFVGDAGNTEAGRKSRRIGFEFANFYKPVDWLIIDADIAFARARFRGDDADGAGDRIPGAIEGVATVGATVDNLGPYFGALQLRYFGPRPLIEDNRVRSSQTTLLSGRIGYKFTRNLRIALEGFNLLDRDDSQIDYFYTSRLPGEPAEGIDDIHFHPVEPRTFRITLIANF